In Physeter macrocephalus isolate SW-GA chromosome 2, ASM283717v5, whole genome shotgun sequence, a single window of DNA contains:
- the PHYKPL gene encoding 5-phosphohydroxy-L-lysine phospho-lyase isoform X9: MATGPRGKAATLALRRRLLSNSCRLFFPEDPIKIVRGQGQYMYDEQGAEYIDCINNVAHVGHCHPLVVQAAHEQNQVLNTNSRYLHDNIVDYAQRLSETLPEKLCVFYFLNSGKERVVFANTWCGTMALALPDILRHLPQTFPRRPVLPHPICPGKWQHRLRLCSRSEANDLALRLARQYTGHWDVVVLDHAYHGHLSSLIDISPYKFRDLDGQKEWVHVAPLPDTYRGPYREDHPNPAVAYASEVKRVVGSAQEKGRKIAAFFAESLPSVGGQIIPPAGYFPEVAGHIRRAGGVFVADEIQVGFGRVGKHFWAFQLQGEDFVPDIVTMGKSIGNGHPVACVATTQAVARAFEATGVEYFNTTGQSQSTYLQVC; encoded by the exons ATGGCCACTGGTCCACGCGGAAAGGCCGCGACTCTGGCCCTGAGGAGGCGGCTACTCAG CAATTCCTGCAGACTCTTTTTTCCTGAGGATCCTATTAAGATTGTCCGGGGCCAAGGGCAGTACATGTACGATGAACAGGGGGCAGAATACATCGATTGCATCAACAATGTGGCTCACG TTGGGCACTGCCACCCTCTCGTGGTCCAAGCAGCACATGAACAGAACCAGGTGCTCAACACCAACAGCCGGTACCTGCACGACAACATCGTGGATTACGCACAGAGGCTGTCCGAGACCCTACCGGAGAAgctctgtgtgttttatttcctgAATTCTGG aaaagaaagagttgtCTTCGCTAACACCTGGTGTGGGACCATGGCACTGGCTCTCCCTGACATTCTCAGGCACCTACCCCAGACTTTCCCAAGAAGACCGGTCCTCCCTCACCCTATCTGTCCTGGCAAATGGCAGCACCGTCTGCGCCTCTGCTCAAG GTCAGAAGCCAACGACCTGGCCCTGAGGCTGGCGCGCCAATACACAGGACACTGGGACGTGGTGGTATTAGATCA tgCTTATCATGGTCACCTGAGCTCCCTGATCGACATCAGCCCCTACAAGTTCCGGGACCTGGATGGCCAGAAGGAGTGGGTCCACGTG GCACCTCTCCCAGACACCTACCGGGGCCCCTACCGGGAGGATCACCCCAATCCAGCTGTGGCCTATGCCAGCGAGGTGAAACGTGTGGTCGGCAGCGCACAGGAGAAGGGCAGGAAG ATTGCAGCGTTCTTTGCTGAGTCTCTGCCCAGTGTGGGAGGGCAGATCATTCCCCCTGCTGGCTACTTCCCAGAAGTGGCAGG GCACATCCGCAGGGCCGGAGGGGTCTTTGTTGCAGACGAGATTCAAGTGGGCTTTGGCCGAGTAGGCAAGCACTTCTGGGCCTTCCAGCTGCAGGGGGAAGACTTTGTCCCCGACATTGTCACCATGGGCAAGTCCATTGGCAATGGCCACCCTGTAGCCTGTGTGGCCACAACACAAGCTGTGGCGAGGGCATTTGAAGCCACCGGCGTCGAGTACTTCAATACG